One stretch of Glycine soja cultivar W05 chromosome 7, ASM419377v2, whole genome shotgun sequence DNA includes these proteins:
- the LOC114418581 gene encoding uncharacterized protein LOC114418581: MNPKILFVFALLLNLVSNSFQNPNPKTPKSTSSQAHVELINHGLPAGLLPATTVLGYAVNRTSGDFTVKLGGACKITLPPDNYVATYSDTITGKIVKGKIAELEGIRVRAFFKWWSITGIRSSGDDIVFEVGMVTAKYPSKNFDDSPACEGQHSSS, encoded by the coding sequence ATGAATCCCAAAATCCTCTTCGTGTTTGCTCTGCTTCTGAATCTCGTATCCAATTCGTtccaaaaccctaaccctaaaacccCCAAATCAACGTCATCGCAGGCTCACGTGGAGCTCATCAACCACGGCTTACCCGCCGGTCTTCTCCCCGCCACCACCGTCTTGGGCTACGCCGTGAACCGTACCTCCGGTGACTTTACCGTCAAGCTCGGCGGCGCGTGCAAGATCACGCTCCCGCCGGACAACTACGTCGCCACCTATTCCGACACCATCACAGGGAAGATCGTGAAGGGGAAAATCGCTGAACTCGAGGGGATTAGGGTTCGCGCGTTCTTCAAGTGGTGGTCCATCACCGGAATCCGCTCCTCCGGCGATGATATCGTCTTCGAGGTCGGTATGGTCACGGCGAAGTATCCATCGAAGAATTTCGACGATAGCCCCGCGTGCGAGGGCCAGCACTCTTCTTCGTGA